The genomic region TGTCACTGCGGGTATCTTCACTATGATTGTTACCTTCGCGATTGGCTCCTTGTTTAGGTAAGGAGGGGAAAGTAGATGCAAATGATTAAAAGAGCACCAAAGGTGAAAAAAGATAAGGATCAAATGACCATTGATGAGCGCTTGAACGCCATCCGGGCCGGGGTCCTGGGTTCTAACGACGGTATTCTAACTGTAGTCGGCGTGGTTTTCTCAGTTGCGGCCGCAACCACCAACCGCTTTACCATCATGATTGCCGCCCTGGCAGATCTGCTAGCCTGCGCTTTGTCAATGGCTTCGGGGGAGTACGCCTCAGTCTCGGCCCAGTCTGACAGTGAAAAGGTGGTCGTGGAAAAGGAGCGCAGGGCCCTGGCCCAAAATCCTAAGGCTGGCTGGCAGGTAGTGGTTGACCACTACGTCGAGCGCGGTGTTTCCGTGACCACGTCCCAAAAAATCGCTGACGAGCTGATGAACAAAAAGCCCCTGGCCACGATTTTAAGTGTGAAGTACGACCTAACCCTGGGTCACTACATGAACCCTTGGCAGGCCGCTTGGGCTTCCCTTTTCTCAGCTTCGTTGGGTGGGGCCCTCCCACTTTTTGCCCTGGTCCTAGCCCCTGTGTCCTATCAATTGGTTGCGACCATCGGAGCGACCGTGCTAGCCGTAGGGCTGACCGGTTTTCTATCAGCTAAACTATCGAACGGATTGGTTGCTCGGGCCATTGTCCGCAACATTGTAATCGGTATGATTACCATCGTAATTCACTTCGGTATTGGTAAGCTTTTCTAATTTTGGTCTAATAGAAATTTTACAATCCCCGGCCAGAGTGGTATTGTTAGTTTTAGAACGAAGTGTAGCAATTAACAAAGTTTGGAGGTCATTTAATGAAAGTCATTGTTGTTGGTGCTTCTCACGGTGGACACGAGTCTGCGGTGGAGTTGTTGACACGTTACGAAAATAACGAAGTTACGGTCTATGAGGCCGGTGATTTCATTTCCTTTATGTCCTGTGGTATGGAACTTTACCTGGAAGGTAAGGCAACCCAGCGCGACGACGTCCGCAACTTTAAGCCTGAAGATGTTGAGAAGTTGGGTGGACAGGTTTACAGCCAGCACCAGGTTACTAAGATTGATCCCGACAAGCACGAGGTGGAAGTCAAGAACTTGGCTAATGGTGAGACCTTCACCGATACTTACGATAAGTTAATCTTGTCTTCTGGGGTTACGCCTACCACCATCCCAGTTCCTGGAAACGACCTGAAGAACGTCTTCTTGATGCGTGGCCGTGACTGGGCTACTAAGCTCCACGACAAGCTGCATGACGACCAGGTTAAAAACGTGGTTGTCGTTGGTGCCGGTTACATTGGTATCGAGGCCGCCGAGGTCTTTGCCAAGGGTGGCAAGAATGTGACCATCGTTGACCGCAACCAGCAGCCCCTGGCCAACTACTTGGACCCACAGTTGGGTGAAGTGGTTGCCAAGACCCTTAGCGAAAACGGTGTAAACCTGGACTTGGGTCGCACTGTTTCTGAGTACCAAGGTACCACCGAGGTTCAGTCAGTGAAGACTGATGATGGTTGCGAGTTACCAGCCGACTTGGTTATCGTAGCTGCCGGGGTTACGCCTAACACCGACTGGTTGAAGGGCACCGTTGACCTTGAAGAAGGTGGTTTCATTAAAACCGACCCATACCTGCGCACTTCAGCCCCTGATATTTATGCCGTCGGTGATGCGATTAAGTCCCTCTTTGCCCCTGCCGGCAAGCCGGCCCCAATCGCCCTGGCTTCGGCTGCCCGCCGTCAGGCCCGCTACGTGGCTGAGACTTTGACGATGACTAAGCCAGACCGCAGCTTCCCAGGAATCAACGGTTCTTCAGCCTTGTCTGTGTTTGACTACCACTTGGCTAACACTGGGGTTAATGCCCACAATGCCGAGCTGTTGAACTTGGATGTTGCGGAGAGCGTTTACCATGGTAAGTTGCGTCCAAACTTTGTGACCGATGGTAACCCGGATGTGTGGGTTAAGTTGACCTACCACCCAGAGAGTCACCAGATCTTAGGTGGTCAGATTCTCTCTAAGGGTGCGATTACGGCCCACGGTAACACGATTTCTTTGGCCATCACGGCCCACATGACCTTGGAAGACTTGGCTGAGGCCGACTTCTTCTTCCAGCCTGGCTTTGACCGTCAGTGGTCAGTGCTTAACATTGCTGCCCAGACTGCCCTGGGTGAAACCCCAGCCGTATAAGAGTTGCCAAGCGAATTAATAAACCGTCCTGATAATGGTCAGGACGGTTTATTTTTGGCATAATAAGATTATTATGAAGACGAAATTAGTGACTTTTTGGCGAGGGGTATCTGAGCGCTGGCATTTAAATCAGTTGATGACTGGTTTTGACCGGGCCCAGCTTTTTTTCGTGGGCCCCGCCTTTGCCTACTACGCTCTGCTAACCATTTTCCCAACGCTGATTGCGGCCGCCGTTTTGATCTCACTGGTCAACGTCAACGGTGGGACCTTGCTGGCCACGCTCTCCCAAATTATGCCAGCCAATGTTTACAATATTTTGGCTCCAGTGCTGACCTCGGTCTTGCACAGTGACTACAAGACTTGGCTGTCCTTCTCCCTGCTCTTTATTGTCTGGGCGATTTCGCAGACGATTTCCATTTTTCGGCGGACCTTCAACCGGATTGCCAATGTTGACCAGCAGGAGAGCGGACTGCTCAGTCGGTTCTGGTCCTTTCTCTGGTTGGCCGTGATTCTGATTGCCTTTATCGTGCTCTCGATGGCCGCCAATGTGATTAGCCTGATGACCAAAAACCTGCCACCTACCCCCTGGAATGATTTTCTTAAGCACCAGACTGGCTGGCTAATCCTGCTGGGCCTGTGGTTTGCGTTAATGATGATGAACTACTTCCTGCCAACCCGGCAGGCCCGGGCACCCTTTAAAGCCGTCGCCTGGGGAACGGTCGCTGAGCTGGTCATGCTCTTTGCTTTGAATAAGGCCTTCACCTTTTACGCCCAGTTGCAGGTGGGCAAGTACGGCTTTTACCAGTCGGTCAGTTCGATGATTGTCTTCTTGATTTGGCTAAACCTCTTAGCAACGATTCTGGTCGTGGGTTATGTCATTATTATGTGGCTGGCCAGTTTTCATAAGAAAGGAAAGATTGCCCATGTTTAAAAAAGCTGATTTCAAGGCCTTTGACGAACCAACCTTAGATGGCCGGATGAAACTCATCCAAACCGTCATTGATCCAGAATTTGAGGATTTTGCCGAAAAGGCCCTGCCCATCTTAAAAGAAGACGGTCAGGACTGGGTGGCCCACGTGGCCAAGCACCGGATGCGGACGACCAACCCGCCGGAGAATACCTGGGTGGCCTTTGCACCCAACCCCCGCGGTTATAAGATGATGCCCCACTTTGAACTGGGGCTCTGGGAAGACCACCTTTACTTCTATCTGGCGGTGGAAGCTAACATGAAGCCCAAGGAAACCGCCACGATTTCTAAGAAGTTGGCCGAGATTGCGCCCCTGGTAGCGAAGTTGCCTGACGATTTTGTCATTAGTCAGGACCACATGGTTAACCAAACTTGGGACTTGAATCAGTACGATGACAGTGTCGCTCGCTACCAAAAGGTGAAGGCCAGTGAGGTTCTGATTGGACGCCAGTTTTACCTGGACAACCCCTTGATGGGCACGCCTGAATTAGAGCAAACCCTATTAGAAACACTAAAAGAACTAATTCCACTTTATGAAAAGTTGCGCTAATCAAAAAGCACCAGCAGATTCTGCTGGTGCTTTTTATTATTCAATGGCGGCCTGCGGTTCCGTGCCATTTTCCATCAGCTCCAGACTCTGGGCCTGGTTGATTTCATTAAAAAGGCGGTCAGCTAAGGCTGGCTTAATCCGACCGGCTGCCAGACCATTTTGAACGAAATCATACTCGTACTGGAAGGCTTGGATGAAGGCACTGCTATCAACTTCCACCTGAGGGGTCTGGTAATGGTGCTGGACCCGCTGGAAGAATTCGTTCATGGTGTGTCGGACCCGGTCCAAATCGACATTGTCCCGGTGGGTATTGGCTAAGCGCTCCCGCAAGATATCGTATAAATGACGGTCAGTGGCCTGGGCCAGGTCTGTGTTTAAGGACCGAATGAACTCCCAGTTATCCTGCCACTTTTTGGCCTGCTGAATGCGGGGGTTATCATCACCGCGCTGCAACTGCCGTTGGAAGTAGACCTGACGTTGGTGCTTGGTGAAGGTCCGGGTCTCGATGTGGAAAATCGTTTCATGGATGGCCCGGCGGACAAAGTGCCTAGAACGCAGCCAGAACTGGTTTTTTTGCCGGTGCTGGAAGGTCCGCTGAAGCATTTGGTCGTAGAACTTAATCACTTCGGCCGGATAGTGATCACTGGCATAATCGCCATGAATGTAGTCCTCAGCGAAGGTGATTGTCTGATCCAGTTCGTCTTGGTAATCCTGGTCCGAAGAGGCCAGGTTGTCATCCATCGGCGTGCGCTTCTGGGACTGGAGCTGGGTGCTAACCGCTTCCCGGACCGCATAATTACTGACATTGTCCTGCAGTTTTAGGATGGCATAATCAATCATCTTATTACGGACCTTGCGCAGTTCGTTTTCACTGTAGGCGGTTTTTTTAGCCGGCAAAATGAGGGGGAGGACCACCGCCGCCACGATCAAACTGATAATAATGACCAGGCTGGCACAGATAATGATTTCATCGCGGAAGGGGAAGGGCGCGCCGTTTAAAGTCCGCGGCAGAGAAAAGGCCATGGCCAGGGTGACGGCCCCGTGCACGCCACTGACGCCAAAGACCTTGGCGTTTAGGTGGCGGAGGCGGCCTTCCCGCTTACCCATCAGCTGGTTGGTTTGCGGGTTCTTTTCGAAGCGGGCCCATACATAACGCCAGACCAGCATGAGAACGTAGATACCAACACTCAGCACCACCAAGGCCCAGCGTTCCCGCATGGTGAGCGCCATTAAGTGATTGAAAACCGAGGGCAGGGATAGGCCCAACAGTAGAAAGACGATATTGTTTAAAATCGCATTGATACTCTGCCAAAGGGTGGCCACGGTTAGCTGGGCGTCAGTTGATACCAGGCGGAGACGCCGGCTTTCGATGTTGTGGACCAGGCCACTGGCAACCACGGCCAAAATACCGGAAACGCCCAGGGACTCGGCCAGGAGGTAGATGGCAAAGGGCGTCAGGAGGTTGATTGGAATGGTCGTTACCAACTTACTGATCGCCCGTAAGTTCAATTTCATCCGTAGCGTGATTAACAGGAAGGAGCCGACGATACCAACGACAACGCCGCCCACTGCCACAAAGAGGAAGTGACCAAGCCCATTAATCAGGGAAAAGTTACCAGCTTCTAGGACCGAGAGGGCCAGGTCTAACATGACCAGGCCGGTCGCATCATTAAAGAGGGATTCCAGCGACAGGGCTTCGTTAACACCGCCGGGCACCGCCCGACCCTGGGTAATCGAATTAACGGCCACAGCGTCGGTCGGCACCACAATGGCTGCCAGGGCGATTGCCAGTGGTAGGGTCCAGTGGGTTTCAATTAAGGTCAGACCCGAAACTAGGACCGCCGTCAAAACCGCCAAGACAACTGACAGCTTGATAATCATGCCAAAGCGGGCCCGGATTCGCCGGGCATCCTGGGCCTGCCCCTCGACAAACATGATGGGGGCGATGATGAGAAGCAAGAAGAGCTCTGGTTCTAGCGTGTAATTGTGCAAAACCGGGGTAAAGGACAGGGCCACCCCAGTTAGGATCAGAATAAAGGCATCGGGCACCTTGGGTAGGTAGGTTTTCACAATGTTGGCAAAGATTACACCAGTGATTAATAGGGTAAATAGGTAAAAACTCGACATCAGGTCCACTTTCTCTTAAAAAATTTGAAATTTTAACGGTATCGCGTGCGTTTATTATAGGGCTATTTGAGGGGGCTGACAAATCGGTTGGTCTAGGTGAAAAATTTTTTTATTGTCGCTAACTTAGTTATAATGGGACCAACAATAAATAAGGAAAAGGTGGGATTTCATGACAGCAATTGCCCGTTTTTATGAAGCATTTAAACCTAAGCACTACGACTTGTACCTCGACATTAGTCGCCAGGACAAGACGATTAAGGGTCATACTAAGATTTTTGGTGAGGCCCAATCTGAAACCGTGGCCCTCCACCAGCACGATTTAAAAATTGAAGAACTCCTCGTTGATGGGGAAAAAGTACCCTTTGAGGTTGAAAATGCCGAGGATGCCGTCCGTTTTCCAGTCGGTAAGACCGGTGAAATCACGATTGATGTGACCTACTCGGCCCCTTTGACCGACAACATGAACGGAATTTATCCTTCCTATTTTAAGGTTGATGGCGTAGAAAAGCAGCTGGTCAGCACCCAGTTTGAAACTTACTTTGCCCGCCAGGCCTTTCCAAGTATCGATGAACCAGAGGCCAAGGCAACCTTTAGCCTGGCCTTGAAGTTTGATGAGCAGCCCGGTGAAACAGCGATTGCCAACATGCCAGAGGACCACGTGACCGACGGGGTGCGCTACTTTGAAACCACGGTGAAGATGTCTACCTACCTGGTGGCCTTTACCTTTGGTGAAATGCAAAACAAGCAGACCGAGACCCAGAGTGGTGTTAAAGTCGGCGTCTTTGCAACCAAGGCCCACCCCGACACGGATTTGGACTTTGCCTTAGACATTGCTAAGCGCTCAATCGAGTTCTATGAAGATTACTACCAGACTGAATATCCACTGCCCCATTCCTGGCAGGTGGCCCTGCCCGACTTCTCAGCTGGCGCCATGGAAAACTGGGGGATGGTGACCTACCGGGAAGCCTACCTGCTCTTAGATCCAAAGAATACCGCTCTGGGCGTTAAGCAGGTTGTGGCCACGGTGATTGCCCATGAGCTGGCTCACCAGTGGTTTGGCGACCTAGTGACGATGAAGTGGTGGGATGAGCTTTGGTTAAATGAGAGTTTCGCCAACATGATGGAGTACGTGGCCGTTGACGCCCTGGAACCCGACTGGCACATTTGGGAAACCTTTAATGCTAGCGATGTCCAGGCCGCTCTGAAGCGCGATGCCATCGAAGGGGTGCAGTCCGTCCATGTGGCGGTTAATCACCCTGAAGAAATTGATGCCCTCTTTGATCCTGCCATTGTCTATGCCAAGGGTGCCCGCCTGCTGGTGATGGTCCGGGCCTTTATCGGTGATGATGCTCTGCGGCGCGGTTTGAAGGCCTACTTTGAAAAGATGCGCTATGGCAATGCTAGTGGGGATGATCTCTGGGATGCCCTTGGTCACGCTGCTGGTCAGGATTTGACCAGCATGATGAAGACCTGGTTGCAGCAACCTGGCTACCCAGTGGTCTCAGCCAAGGTTGAAAACGGACACCTGGTCCTTAGCCAGCACCAATTTAACATTGGCCCAGCTGCTAAGGCTGACCGCCGCTGGCAGATTCCGCTTAACAGCAACATTCCAGATGCGCCTAAGGTCATGAAAGAAGCTAGTGTAGACCTGGGTGACTATCAAGAGTTGGCTGATAAAACTGAGGGTCCAATTCGCTTGAATGTTGGCAACGCCGCCCACTTTATCGTCCACTACGATGAAACTTTGGCCAAGGCGATTGAGGCCGACCTGGCTAACTTGGACCCAATTAGTAAGGCCCAACAACTCCAAGACCGGCTGCTCCTAGCCCAGGCTGGCCAAGGACGCTACGCCGACTTGCTGCCACTGCTGACCAGCTTTGCCAACAGCAAGTCTGCCCTGGTCAACGACCTGGTTTACCAGGCTATCGGTCAGCTTAAGTTCTTTGTTAGTGCTGGTAGCCCTGAAGAAGACCAGCTGCGCCAGCTAGTTCAAAGCCTGACAGGCCAGCAGTTGGCCCGCCTTGGT from Leuconostocaceae bacterium ESL0723 harbors:
- a CDS encoding VIT family protein; the protein is MQMIKRAPKVKKDKDQMTIDERLNAIRAGVLGSNDGILTVVGVVFSVAAATTNRFTIMIAALADLLACALSMASGEYASVSAQSDSEKVVVEKERRALAQNPKAGWQVVVDHYVERGVSVTTSQKIADELMNKKPLATILSVKYDLTLGHYMNPWQAAWASLFSASLGGALPLFALVLAPVSYQLVATIGATVLAVGLTGFLSAKLSNGLVARAIVRNIVIGMITIVIHFGIGKLF
- a CDS encoding FAD-dependent oxidoreductase, which gives rise to MKVIVVGASHGGHESAVELLTRYENNEVTVYEAGDFISFMSCGMELYLEGKATQRDDVRNFKPEDVEKLGGQVYSQHQVTKIDPDKHEVEVKNLANGETFTDTYDKLILSSGVTPTTIPVPGNDLKNVFLMRGRDWATKLHDKLHDDQVKNVVVVGAGYIGIEAAEVFAKGGKNVTIVDRNQQPLANYLDPQLGEVVAKTLSENGVNLDLGRTVSEYQGTTEVQSVKTDDGCELPADLVIVAAGVTPNTDWLKGTVDLEEGGFIKTDPYLRTSAPDIYAVGDAIKSLFAPAGKPAPIALASAARRQARYVAETLTMTKPDRSFPGINGSSALSVFDYHLANTGVNAHNAELLNLDVAESVYHGKLRPNFVTDGNPDVWVKLTYHPESHQILGGQILSKGAITAHGNTISLAITAHMTLEDLAEADFFFQPGFDRQWSVLNIAAQTALGETPAV
- a CDS encoding YihY/virulence factor BrkB family protein; the protein is MKTKLVTFWRGVSERWHLNQLMTGFDRAQLFFVGPAFAYYALLTIFPTLIAAAVLISLVNVNGGTLLATLSQIMPANVYNILAPVLTSVLHSDYKTWLSFSLLFIVWAISQTISIFRRTFNRIANVDQQESGLLSRFWSFLWLAVILIAFIVLSMAANVISLMTKNLPPTPWNDFLKHQTGWLILLGLWFALMMMNYFLPTRQARAPFKAVAWGTVAELVMLFALNKAFTFYAQLQVGKYGFYQSVSSMIVFLIWLNLLATILVVGYVIIMWLASFHKKGKIAHV
- a CDS encoding DUF1054 family protein, producing MFKKADFKAFDEPTLDGRMKLIQTVIDPEFEDFAEKALPILKEDGQDWVAHVAKHRMRTTNPPENTWVAFAPNPRGYKMMPHFELGLWEDHLYFYLAVEANMKPKETATISKKLAEIAPLVAKLPDDFVISQDHMVNQTWDLNQYDDSVARYQKVKASEVLIGRQFYLDNPLMGTPELEQTLLETLKELIPLYEKLR
- a CDS encoding sodium:proton antiporter; its protein translation is MSSFYLFTLLITGVIFANIVKTYLPKVPDAFILILTGVALSFTPVLHNYTLEPELFLLLIIAPIMFVEGQAQDARRIRARFGMIIKLSVVLAVLTAVLVSGLTLIETHWTLPLAIALAAIVVPTDAVAVNSITQGRAVPGGVNEALSLESLFNDATGLVMLDLALSVLEAGNFSLINGLGHFLFVAVGGVVVGIVGSFLLITLRMKLNLRAISKLVTTIPINLLTPFAIYLLAESLGVSGILAVVASGLVHNIESRRLRLVSTDAQLTVATLWQSINAILNNIVFLLLGLSLPSVFNHLMALTMRERWALVVLSVGIYVLMLVWRYVWARFEKNPQTNQLMGKREGRLRHLNAKVFGVSGVHGAVTLAMAFSLPRTLNGAPFPFRDEIIICASLVIIISLIVAAVVLPLILPAKKTAYSENELRKVRNKMIDYAILKLQDNVSNYAVREAVSTQLQSQKRTPMDDNLASSDQDYQDELDQTITFAEDYIHGDYASDHYPAEVIKFYDQMLQRTFQHRQKNQFWLRSRHFVRRAIHETIFHIETRTFTKHQRQVYFQRQLQRGDDNPRIQQAKKWQDNWEFIRSLNTDLAQATDRHLYDILRERLANTHRDNVDLDRVRHTMNEFFQRVQHHYQTPQVEVDSSAFIQAFQYEYDFVQNGLAAGRIKPALADRLFNEINQAQSLELMENGTEPQAAIE
- a CDS encoding M1 family metallopeptidase; amino-acid sequence: MTAIARFYEAFKPKHYDLYLDISRQDKTIKGHTKIFGEAQSETVALHQHDLKIEELLVDGEKVPFEVENAEDAVRFPVGKTGEITIDVTYSAPLTDNMNGIYPSYFKVDGVEKQLVSTQFETYFARQAFPSIDEPEAKATFSLALKFDEQPGETAIANMPEDHVTDGVRYFETTVKMSTYLVAFTFGEMQNKQTETQSGVKVGVFATKAHPDTDLDFALDIAKRSIEFYEDYYQTEYPLPHSWQVALPDFSAGAMENWGMVTYREAYLLLDPKNTALGVKQVVATVIAHELAHQWFGDLVTMKWWDELWLNESFANMMEYVAVDALEPDWHIWETFNASDVQAALKRDAIEGVQSVHVAVNHPEEIDALFDPAIVYAKGARLLVMVRAFIGDDALRRGLKAYFEKMRYGNASGDDLWDALGHAAGQDLTSMMKTWLQQPGYPVVSAKVENGHLVLSQHQFNIGPAAKADRRWQIPLNSNIPDAPKVMKEASVDLGDYQELADKTEGPIRLNVGNAAHFIVHYDETLAKAIEADLANLDPISKAQQLQDRLLLAQAGQGRYADLLPLLTSFANSKSALVNDLVYQAIGQLKFFVSAGSPEEDQLRQLVQSLTGQQLARLGWLQTDSDSNDDRLIRPLILSAAVYGRAPEALEAAHDLFEKYRDDLTKLPAEARPAVLTNEIENYNSQATFDLLLNLYQNTATASLKSDIQAALTTTPDAKQVNQAISDFQTATVIKPQDLRRWFEGYLRNPVGQQAAWDWIRDQWSWLEEKLGGDMEFSSYVTVISRVFHTAERLNEFEAFFNPKIEQPGLTREIQMDRDIIASRVQVIADQQESLFKALEAH